From a single Enterococcus gilvus ATCC BAA-350 genomic region:
- a CDS encoding alpha/beta hydrolase, with protein MGKYKGLFWPAILGVKHMPKVKESEFYNVAGGFRRATINDKIAFFLQHPVWEGRPELFMKTGSPKEIYAMSGMSVHGLCNLIGQPAQAQSIVDGFNYVVEQKGLKKVHFISGLYAEDEVRRDPDKGKVQGILFQGEPGKPVAVLIAGGGFDGVASYLESIPAAMELHRRGYSAFVLVYRVNVELHETEPQAKGGEASKDVLPAVRYLIGHQAEYGYTMDGFGMFGFSAGGLMTTAYAFSDYKDCCHKHNLPRPAAIFPIYGLHWELKVHEEDKELAIFSRVGRDDPTGFAAVEKIIPDIRKALGQENVDIVMYDKLGHGFGLGIDTAAEGWLRDAVAFWEEHRKC; from the coding sequence ATGGGTAAGTACAAAGGGCTGTTCTGGCCGGCAATCTTAGGCGTCAAGCATATGCCGAAGGTAAAGGAATCGGAGTTTTACAATGTCGCGGGAGGGTTCCGCAGGGCTACGATCAATGACAAGATTGCGTTCTTCCTGCAGCATCCCGTATGGGAGGGCAGGCCGGAGCTTTTTATGAAGACCGGGTCGCCAAAGGAAATATATGCCATGTCAGGCATGAGCGTCCATGGTTTGTGCAATCTTATCGGGCAGCCCGCACAGGCGCAGAGCATCGTGGATGGTTTCAACTATGTCGTGGAGCAGAAAGGGCTGAAAAAGGTGCATTTCATCAGCGGGCTTTATGCGGAGGATGAGGTAAGGCGTGATCCCGACAAGGGAAAGGTACAGGGGATCCTGTTCCAGGGGGAGCCAGGGAAGCCCGTGGCTGTGCTGATTGCGGGCGGCGGGTTTGACGGCGTAGCCTCTTATTTGGAGAGCATCCCGGCAGCCATGGAGCTGCACAGGAGGGGATACAGTGCGTTTGTGCTGGTCTACCGTGTGAATGTGGAGCTGCATGAAACCGAACCGCAGGCCAAGGGCGGGGAGGCATCCAAGGATGTGCTGCCGGCGGTAAGGTATCTGATAGGGCATCAGGCAGAGTACGGCTATACGATGGACGGCTTTGGTATGTTCGGGTTCTCCGCTGGAGGCCTGATGACGACAGCCTACGCATTTTCTGATTATAAGGACTGCTGCCATAAACATAATCTGCCAAGGCCCGCCGCCATCTTCCCCATCTATGGCCTGCACTGGGAGCTTAAGGTTCACGAGGAGGACAAGGAGCTTGCTATATTTTCCAGGGTCGGGCGGGATGACCCTACCGGTTTTGCGGCCGTGGAGAAGATCATCCCGGACATCAGGAAAGCGCTGGGGCAGGAAAATGTCGATATCGTCATGTATGATAAGCTGGGTCATGGCTTTGGCCTGGGGATAGATACTGCGGCAGAGGGCTGGCTGCGGGATGCAGTCGCATTCTGGGAGGAG
- a CDS encoding alpha-L-rhamnosidase N-terminal domain-containing protein, with protein sequence MNLIRLKVNNQVKPCIDKTPYFSWVIISDKKNVMQKSYQIIVSCGNELFWDSGIIESDESTFVCYGGKTLKDLRCYTWTVTVIDNYDESAMLSANFQTGFMNKEWQAKWVSSPFKMKKYKKGNGGQNGAEYFRRGFNVTSQIKCASVYATCRGAYELSVNGKRPDDRILAPEFTLYSKYLCYQWYDITQLVKLGENVLGMLVGDGWYNSKNFKDPDKGIKKEHSVLFQIKLDYEDGTFETVLSDDKLKVADGTVW encoded by the coding sequence ATGAACTTAATAAGGCTTAAAGTAAATAATCAGGTCAAACCTTGTATAGATAAGACTCCATATTTCTCGTGGGTTATTATTAGTGACAAGAAAAATGTAATGCAAAAGTCTTACCAAATAATTGTTTCTTGCGGAAATGAATTATTCTGGGATTCTGGAATTATCGAAAGTGATGAGAGTACTTTTGTTTGCTATGGCGGGAAGACTCTTAAAGACTTAAGATGTTATACGTGGACAGTTACTGTAATCGATAACTATGACGAAAGTGCAATGCTGTCGGCTAATTTCCAGACTGGTTTTATGAACAAAGAATGGCAAGCAAAGTGGGTTAGTTCGCCTTTCAAAATGAAAAAATACAAAAAAGGAAATGGCGGACAAAACGGTGCGGAATATTTTAGACGTGGATTTAATGTAACTAGTCAGATTAAGTGCGCAAGTGTTTATGCTACTTGCAGAGGCGCTTATGAATTATCAGTGAATGGAAAAAGACCTGATGACAGAATTCTTGCACCCGAATTTACATTATATAGTAAATATCTGTGCTATCAGTGGTATGATATCACACAATTGGTGAAACTGGGAGAAAATGTACTAGGAATGCTTGTTGGTGATGGCTGGTATAATAGCAAAAATTTCAAGGATCCAGATAAGGGGATTAAGAAGGAACATTCTGTATTATTCCAGATAAAATTGGATTATGAAGACGGCACATTTGAGACAGTTCTCTCTGACGATAAGTTGAAAGTTGCCGATGGTACAGTATGGTGA
- a CDS encoding alpha/beta hydrolase — MKILAMIMLVLLILAVGFVGYVYKKNAMFLPALFGIGGFPNIKKKDYYQADGTFRKAEKDDKMAFFMQHPVFGGYKHMFFNVEDNVLKAIAPAKYTDFLKAQGRSDQMENALEAFNYLTRLVESGEAQLISDINSKEMIEQNPYQSHLTGMFYKGKQGKPLAVVVPGGGFISNVTDCEGYPVAMKLHKLGYSVLVISYPIGKQLGETEHEKQGQAAVRELVQVIRYLKEHEQELSVDMDDYAIFGFSAGGMMTTAYSFANYEDCCHKVKLPRPKVIFPMYGLDWNVKALEQDKGLAVFSIAGREDEYGFGNVEKRLPQLKSVLGEDNVSVRIYDNLGHGFGIGSNTIVPHWFEEAVEFWEAHRK; from the coding sequence ATGAAAATTCTGGCAATGATAATGCTCGTGCTGCTCATTTTAGCAGTCGGCTTTGTGGGGTATGTTTATAAGAAAAATGCGATGTTTCTGCCGGCACTGTTTGGCATCGGCGGTTTTCCGAATATAAAAAAGAAAGATTATTATCAGGCAGACGGAACATTCCGGAAAGCGGAAAAAGATGATAAAATGGCATTTTTTATGCAGCATCCGGTGTTTGGCGGCTATAAGCATATGTTTTTTAATGTTGAGGATAACGTGTTAAAAGCGATTGCCCCGGCAAAATATACAGATTTTCTAAAAGCGCAGGGCAGAAGTGATCAGATGGAAAATGCACTGGAGGCTTTTAATTACCTGACCCGGCTTGTGGAAAGTGGAGAGGCGCAGTTGATTTCCGATATTAACTCGAAAGAAATGATAGAACAGAATCCATATCAGTCTCATTTGACCGGAATGTTTTACAAAGGAAAGCAAGGAAAACCGTTGGCGGTGGTCGTTCCCGGAGGTGGATTTATCAGTAATGTGACGGACTGCGAGGGATATCCCGTGGCAATGAAATTACACAAGTTGGGGTACTCCGTATTGGTAATCAGTTACCCGATTGGCAAACAGCTGGGAGAAACGGAACATGAAAAACAGGGGCAGGCAGCGGTCAGGGAGCTGGTGCAGGTAATCCGTTATCTGAAGGAGCATGAGCAGGAACTGTCTGTGGATATGGATGACTATGCGATATTCGGTTTCTCGGCAGGCGGCATGATGACTACGGCATATTCCTTCGCAAATTACGAGGACTGCTGTCACAAAGTAAAACTGCCGAGACCGAAAGTGATTTTCCCGATGTATGGTCTGGACTGGAATGTGAAAGCGCTTGAGCAGGATAAGGGACTGGCGGTATTTTCCATCGCAGGGCGCGAGGATGAATACGGATTCGGAAATGTAGAGAAGAGACTTCCGCAATTGAAATCCGTGTTGGGTGAGGACAATGTGTCTGTACGGATTTACGATAATCTCGGACATGGATTTGGTATTGGTTCCAATACCATAGTACCTCATTGGTTTGAAGAGGCAGTGGAATTCTGGGAGGCACATCGGAAATAA
- a CDS encoding family 78 glycoside hydrolase catalytic domain — MVQYGEPVRPVKEVEAVGMEVSPKGETIIDFGQNLAGVLRVKVDLPAGTKLILDHFETKDSQGNYFNNIAGADMTGHTQTDVYISNGKPAEYRPHFTYHGFRYVRVICDAPVKPEDFTAVAHAGQFWARDKEEKNI; from the coding sequence ATGGTACAGTATGGTGAACCTGTGCGGCCGGTGAAAGAAGTGGAGGCGGTCGGTATGGAGGTAAGCCCAAAGGGAGAGACCATTATCGATTTCGGTCAGAATCTGGCAGGTGTACTGCGGGTAAAGGTGGATTTGCCCGCAGGAACAAAGTTGATACTAGATCACTTTGAGACCAAGGATTCTCAGGGGAATTATTTTAATAATATAGCTGGTGCTGACATGACAGGTCATACACAGACGGATGTATATATATCTAACGGGAAACCCGCAGAGTACAGACCGCATTTTACATATCATGGTTTCCGCTATGTGAGAGTGATATGTGATGCTCCGGTAAAGCCGGAAGATTTTACGGCAGTGGCGCACGCAGGACAATTTTGGGCAAGAGATAAGGAGGAAAAGAACATATGA
- a CDS encoding MFS transporter, translating into MKGEEMKMKNVTFKEKTGLFLVFAGNAPMMGLLSSFFLIYYTTVVGLNPAALGTLFLISKVVDGISDPMMGFFLDKLPITKYGKFRPMLVLGTIICVINYILLWFGAVWFPGAKYVVVYVTYLLLGWTFDCMDITKNSLIPVMSADANERNGLALTGSLGGLFCGAVLGIAAPLIVAEATLENYYILIFGSMFFVLICSILGALLVKERVAFEGSAEERYSFKDMLKFFRYRPVWSFFVMSLVIGVASSIGGGVGTFFFTYIIGDMTKLSFVTVISLITSLVGMIIAPAIANRLGKKKVFLIAIAIAVSTSLIRLLDVESMLLLYISTFFGGVAGGATGPLLISMQADNTSYVQKKTGARAEAAIASLTSFIGKMAQGIGGAIPGYILALFGFVGGAGIQPDSVKTGIILCAIIAPAVINTIGAILFHINYRFED; encoded by the coding sequence ATGAAAGGTGAAGAAATGAAAATGAAAAATGTAACTTTTAAGGAAAAAACAGGTCTCTTTTTGGTATTTGCAGGAAATGCACCAATGATGGGACTATTATCATCATTCTTCTTGATTTATTACACAACGGTGGTAGGACTTAATCCAGCAGCGCTGGGAACACTGTTTCTGATTTCAAAAGTGGTAGATGGAATTAGTGATCCAATGATGGGATTTTTTTTGGATAAGTTACCAATTACAAAGTATGGTAAATTCAGACCAATGCTTGTCCTGGGTACTATCATATGTGTAATCAACTATATTCTATTATGGTTTGGAGCAGTTTGGTTCCCAGGAGCAAAATATGTGGTTGTGTATGTGACATATTTACTTCTTGGGTGGACTTTTGATTGTATGGACATTACCAAAAATAGTTTAATTCCAGTAATGAGTGCGGATGCTAATGAAAGAAATGGTCTTGCTCTAACAGGTTCTCTTGGAGGCTTATTCTGTGGTGCAGTATTGGGTATTGCTGCTCCACTTATCGTAGCTGAGGCTACACTTGAAAATTATTATATTTTGATTTTTGGATCAATGTTCTTTGTCTTAATCTGTTCGATTTTGGGTGCATTATTGGTAAAGGAGCGAGTAGCATTTGAGGGATCAGCAGAAGAAAGATATAGCTTTAAAGATATGCTTAAATTTTTCAGATATAGACCTGTATGGTCATTCTTTGTTATGTCACTTGTTATCGGAGTCGCAAGCTCTATTGGTGGTGGCGTGGGTACCTTCTTTTTTACCTACATTATTGGTGATATGACTAAGCTGTCATTTGTAACTGTTATTTCACTAATTACATCATTAGTGGGTATGATTATTGCGCCAGCAATTGCTAACCGTTTGGGAAAGAAGAAAGTATTCCTGATAGCTATTGCAATCGCTGTATCAACATCACTTATTCGTCTTCTTGATGTAGAATCTATGCTGCTACTTTATATCAGTACTTTCTTTGGAGGTGTTGCAGGAGGTGCAACTGGGCCACTCTTAATCAGTATGCAGGCGGATAACACTTCGTATGTTCAGAAAAAAACTGGAGCCAGAGCAGAGGCTGCAATTGCTTCACTTACTTCTTTCATTGGCAAGATGGCACAGGGAATCGGTGGTGCTATACCAGGATATATACTTGCACTTTTTGGCTTTGTAGGGGGAGCAGGTATACAGCCAGATAGCGTAAAGACAGGTATTATTTTATGTGCCATTATTGCTCCGGCGGTGATTAACACAATTGGTGCAATTTTATTTCATATTAATTATAGGTTTGAGGATTAG